Below is a window of Acidobacteriota bacterium DNA.
GAAGAAATCGTCCTGGAGGTGCCCGGCGGTCGGAGCGTGACGACGCTGATCAATGCCACGCCGATCCGTTCCGAGGCGGGTAACGTCGAATCCATGGTGGTCACCTTGCAGGACTTGGCGCCGCTCGAAGACCTGGAGCGTTCGCGGGCCGAGTTCCTGGGTATGGTGAGCCACGAGTTGCGGGCTCCATTGACCTCGATCACCGGCTCCGCCACGACCGTGCTGGACACGACACCACAACCGAATCCGACAGAGATGCTTCAGTTCTTTCGTATCATCAACGAGCAGGCCAAACATATGCACAGTCTGATCAGTGACCTGCTGGATGCGGAGCAAATCGAGACGGGTACACTTTCAGTCAGCCCGGCTCCCGAGGGAGTCGCGAGCATCGTGGACGAAGCCAGGAAAATATTCCTGAGCGGTGGCGGCCAGCACACTGTACAGATCGATTTACCGGCAGACTTGCCCCGGGTATTGGCTGACCGGCAGCGCATCGTGCAGGTTCTGAACAATCTTCTCCATAATGCATCCCGATACGCTCCGGAGTCCTTCCCCATCCAGGTCGGCGCGGTACAGGATGGTGTACACGTTGAGATCACCGTATCGGACAGGGGGAGCGGCGTGCCAGCGGACCGGCTGCCGCAGTTGTTCCGGAAACATGTTAGTTTCGGCGGCAAAGGACGGGGAATGCGAGGGTCCGGTCTGGGCCTGGCCATCTGCAAGGGTCTCGTGGAGGCCCACGGGGGCCGTATCCGGGCCGAGAGTGCCGGGACCGGCCGCGGCACGGAGATCACGTTCACGATTCCGGTGGCCGAAGAAATCGAAACCGGTGCCTCGGGCAGTACGACACGCGGCATTTCCCACCCGTCGCACGGAGGGCGCGGGCGACCCCGCATACTGGTGGTTGACGACGACCCGGAGACGCTCAGATACATCCGGCACGCCCTTACGGCAGCAGACTTTTCCCCGCTCGTGACGGGGGACCCGCAGGCCGTGTCCCACCTCATCAGGACAAAACAGCCCCAATTGGTACTCTTGGACCTGATACTCCCCGGGGTCGATGGCATCGAGTTGATGGAGCGCCTGCCCGAGCTGTCCGATCTGCCCGTCATCTTCATTTCGGCCTACGGAAGAGACGAGACGATCGTCCGGGCCCTCGAGATTGGAGCCACCGATTACGTCGTCAAACCCTTCTCGCCAGCGGAGCTCGTGGCAAGAGTCCAAGCGGCTCTGCGCCGGCACCAATCGCCACCCGCGGCTTTCCATCTGGGGGAACTGACGATCCACTACGACGAACGCCGGGTGACTCTGGCCGGCCGGACGGTTCCTCTGACGGCAACCGAATACGATCTGCTTCGAGTACTCTCGGTCAATGCCGGATGGGTCATGACGTACGATGTCCTTTTGCGCCGAGTGTGGGGCCGGATGGAAGCCGGCGACTCCCAGCCCGTGCGTACCTTCGTGAAGAAGCTCCGGCGTAAGCTGGGCGACGACGCGACCAACTCGACCTACATCTTTACCGTTCGTGGGGTCGGCTATCGCATGGCTAAGGCGAGTGACGATTGAGGGTCCCTACGGCACATTGGAGACCTGTGTCGTGACTCCAGCATTTTAACCTCGCCAGCATTACCGTCTCACAGTCGTCGAAACCTGCTGCTGGCCCACCTTCCTCAGATCTCAACGTCCGGACTCGGAAGCGGCGGGAAGGAGACGCCAACGTCCGCAACCACGGAACTGTTCAATCGGCGGCGCCGGCTCATCGGCGACTGGGCGGACGAAGGTAGACAGACTCCCGATCGATGCAAGATTACACCATTAGTACACACGATGAGATGAAGAGATCACTCCCAGTACACGTCTGTCTTGTAACGTGGTGGTTGGTTTTTTCGCGCACGGGAGAACGCCATTTGCCTGGAGAGAAGTGGAGGTCGTGCACAACATCGCGAAGACAATCCGGGGGGCGCTGATCGCCTGTGTGCTGTTGTCCGCCGGGTCGGCGGCCCAAGGGCCAGCCCCAGTGGTGGATGCCTCCGATTCGGCATTTGAAGAGTCGATCCAACAACGGACGCCCGCCAGTCCTCTCCCTTCGCTGATGCTTGGCGATCATCGATCTGTGTTTGTTCGGCCCGGTCTTCAAAGGCGCCAACCGATTCCAGAGTAAACCTTGTTTGCTCCACCAGTTTCGTGCTCTTGCCGCAGGCTGATCGAGGACTGATCATTTCGAATTCCAAGCGGAAATCCATCCAAGTCTCGGTAGCGCTTGTCGTTGCCGCAGGTGTGGCTGGGCTGGCCGTTTACTATGCGGCTCTTGGCGAAGAACCGGCTCCTCTATTGACCGAAGAGGCGCGGGCGACCCGCGCTGTCCTGGCCTGGATCGAAGCCGAAAGCCGGGGGACCCTCCGGGAACCCGAAATTCAAGCCCCGCCCCGAACGGCTGAAACGCTACTCGCGGTCAAGAGATCTGCGGAGGACCCGGCTCCCTCGCCTCCGGATGGATATACATTCGTTTCCTACCACGGGGAGATGCCGCGAGTACGAATTGCCCGTGACGTCGACGGCGGAGACAAGCCGCCGAGACCCAGCCCCGACTGGCTGGACCCGGCCAAATCCATCGAAACCCTCGCTACCCTGGCTTCGGAGGCCGGCCGGGACTGGTCCTTCGGCTGGATTGGACTGGCGGAGGATGCGAGACCGAACCAGGTGGCGGGGTCGCTTGCGGACTTGGGAATCACCACCCTCGGTTCCTCGGGCAACCTGATACGCGCCCGGTTGCCCGGCGACCCGGCTCTGTTGCATGAGATCGTGGCCCTGCCCGAAGTCGACGGTTTGGGCGCCGTCCCGCCCGTGCAGAAACTTCCCGCTACATTTGCCGGCGAGGTGTTCGCGTCATCCCCCCGGGAACAGGTGCCCGTGTTCATCACTCTAATGGCGGACGATCCGGACGGCCGGTGGCGGAGTTCCCTTGAGGACCTGGGTGCGGTGGTGGGCCGCTTCGACCCGGACATCCGCGTTTACACTGCAAACGTGGCCTACGCCCGGATCGAAGCCGTTGCGGCGGCGGACTACGTGTTGGCCGTCGAGCCGGTGGGCATCGTCCGAACTGCCCACGACACGGCCGTTCCCGCCATGGGGGCGGACGCCCTGCGCTGGTCCCGCGGGTCCCCGGGGGTCTTCTTCGGCTCGGCCGGCTCATCGGTGCCCATCGCCGTCATGGACACGGGGCTCAACATCAATCACTTGGACATCGTGTCGAACCGGGACAGCATCTGCGCCGCCAACTTCGTGTGGAACTCCCGGGGCGGGCCGGACGGAATCCTTCAAGAGTCCGAGGATCTATGGATCGATGCAAACGGCCACGGGACCCACGTCACCGGGACCGTGGCCGGGAACGGGACCGTCCAACCGCGGTTCGCCGGCATGGCGCCCGGCGTACGGCACATCCGTTTCGCCAAGGTCCTGGCGATTGGGGGTAGTGGGTCGGATGTCACCATCATGCCGGGAATGGACTTCCTGGCCGAGGCGACGGAGTGCGCCGAATCAGGCCGTCCATCATTTCCCGCAAAGCCCCTCATCGTCAACATGAGCCTGGCTGGGACCTCCCGGGGCTTCGATGGGCGGGACAGCAGTGCCCGCAAGCTCGACTCCATCGTCTGGGGCCATCGCCAGCTCTACGTCGTCGCCCAGCAAAACGCCAGTATCAATGGCTTTTCGCAGTACGGGGCCGCCAAGAGCTCCCTTTCCGTCGGCGCCGTTCTGGACAGCGGCGATCTCGCCTCCTTCAGCAGCCATGGCCCCACGTTCGACGGGCGTTTGGGCCCTCAGATCGTCGGCACCGGAGTCCGGGTCCACTCAGCCCGAGGGGGCGGGAGCCGCGGTGAGTATCTCGCGCTCGGTGGCACCAGCATGTCGTCCCCCGCCGTTGCCGGGGTGGCCGCGCTGCTGATGGATGCGGTCCCGGAGTACCGGGAACAGCCGGCGTTGGCCCGGGCGCGGCTGATGGCCGGCGCCATTCGGCCGGATCCCTGGCTGGAGGTTCCGGACGCCTTTCCCTCCACCAACACCGACGGACCCGGTTCGTTGCAGGCGCAGTACGGGTTGGGGAAGGTGTCGGCGCGCACGGCCGTCCTGAACCGGGACCGGTCCGACGGCTGGGTGGGCGGCGGTGTGGTCTCCGAGCTGCAGGAGGGGGAGGTCGCCGCCCGGGACATCGAGGTGCCTGAGGGCGCCAGCCGCCTCGACCTGGTGATGACGTGGGACGAGCCTCCGGCGGAAACCATCGACAGCACGGTGCTCAATGACCTGGATCTGTGGCTGGACCGGGACGGCAATTGCGGGGAGGGGGCGTGCGGAGAGCACGTTTCCGCGTCCCGGGTGGACAACGTGGAGTGGATCATCGTGAGGAATCCGCGTCCCGGAACGTATCGGGCGAAGCTGGTGGCGCACCGGGTCTACACCGCACCTCCCCGGGCGGCCCTGGCCTGGACGGTGATCCGGGGGGCCTCCACGCCGAACCTGGAGATCGACGCCGACCGGAGATCCCTGCCGGGAGACGGGGAACAGGAGTTGACTCTGAGGGTGAGGGCGGACGAGTACGTGGCGGCCGGGAGCCGGCTGCACGTGGACTGCCGGGACATGGGAGAAGAGTCCGGCTGCCATGACATCCGGATTCGCATCCTGGACGTGTCTCGCGAGGATGGAGTCCCGGCGGACCTGCCGGATGACGTCGAGTCGCCCTTCGCGCCGGGCATGCCGATCCCCCTGGGCGAGATCGCGGCCGGCGAAACCCAGGAGGTCCGCTTTGCCGTTTCCTCCGAAGGGGACGGAGAACCGGTCCGCCTCTACTTCACGGCGAGTGCCTGGAACGCCACGAGCGCATCCGCTTCCGTGGATGTTGCTCCCACCGGAACCGGAAACGCCGAGCTGGCCCGGCGCCCCGCCAACGACGATTTCGCTTCCGCAACCACCATCCGGGGCGAACAGGGTTCTCAGACGGTGGACCTGGTTCTGGCGACCCCGGAACCGGGAGAACCGGTGTTCACTGTCTGGCAGGGTCGGCCCGCCGGCTCGGTCTGGTACCGCTGGACGGCGCCGGCGGACGGGGCTGTCCGTTTCAGACTCTCCTCGCGTTCCGATCGCGTCGACGTCTTCCAGGGCCGTCGGATCTCGGCGTTGGATCCCGTCGCCTCCCGTCAGGGGGGGATCCTGTTCTTTGCCGAAAGGGGACAGTCTTACCGGATCCGGGTGAGCCACTTCGGCCGAGGCGTCCGCCTGGACCTCCGCTGGTCGCAAGGGTCCCGTCCCGCGAACGACGATTTCGCACGGGCCGAAGTGTTGGAAGGGGAAGCGGGGTTTGTGGACGGCAACAACCAGGGCGCCACCCTGGAACCGGACGAGTGGTTCGGGAGAAATGCGGCAGGGTCCACCTGGTACAGATGGACTGCGCCGGAGGACGGCAGGTGGTTTTTCCACAGCAGTCACTCGGACCGGCTCGTCCTGGCCTTCGAGGGAAACGGCGTTGACTCGCTCCGGCTGGTTTCGAACTATCCAGGTTGGCAGGTGTCATTCCCCGCGGGCCGTGGCCGGGAGTATCGCATTGCCGTCGTTGAGCGGAGCGCAGATCAATCCGGCGGTCCGTACCAACTGACCTGGCGGCCTTCGGACCGCTACGTTCCGCCCAACGACGATATTTCGGGTGCGGAGGAGATGGAAAGCGCAGTGTCCTCGGAACATGTCGTCGACGTGGACCGGAATTCAACCGTCGCTCCAGAGGAGCCCCGAGAGACGGGAGTGAGGACCAAGTGGTGGATGTGGGAGGTTCCCGAGAGAGAGGGCGGCGGAGACGGCCCGCCCAATCCGTTCCAGCCGGGTCAACAGTCCGGCTCCTCCTATACCTGGCGGCTCACGAACAACGGGGAATCGACGCCGACATACCCGAAGTTGCAGGTCACCGCGTTTACCGGTCCGTCTCCCGATGAATTGAAGCTGATGGCCCTGACCGGAACAGACATGGCCCCATCCGATTTCGTGGTGTCCGCAGAGGCCGGGCAACGTGTCTGGATCGCGGCCGGCTTTCGGACGGGAGACATTGCCGCCTATTCTCAGAGTTACGCCTCCGCCAGGCTCCTCTGGGGACCCACCCCTGTCAACGACGACTTGGCCGGCGCGGAAACGCTTGCGGGAACCGCCGGGTCGGTCTCCGGATCGAACCGTTTCGCCACCGCCGAGCGCGGCGAGCGGGGCTCCGCCCTGGGTCACTCGTCCCTGTGGTGGACATACCGGGCTCCGGCGACCGGCTGGCACCGGTTCTGGTTGGAGGAATCCGAGGGCCCGTGGGTGCTGACCCTCTACCGGGAGGGCGGCGATGGGTTCGGAGGTCTGGAGTTCGTGAGAAGCAGCTATCCGCCGGAGGGAGTCGAGTCCGAGGCGATCGAGGTGATCTTTCATGCGGAACGAGGCGCCCGGCACACGATCCGGCTGGGGTCCCGCGGTCGGATCGGTGACGGCGAGTTCACGATGCACTGGGGGGAGACCGAACCCCCGGTCTGGCTCAGGTACGCAGGCGGCTTGGCCGACGGCGACCGGGAAGCCGATGGAAGCTCGGTGCAATTGGAGGGACCGCTCAGTCTGGCCTTCAATGATCGCGGCACGGCGCTGTACGCGGCGTCGAAGCTGGGGCTGCAGGTGTTCGAACGCGACCCCGAAACCGGGGATCTGACCTTCCGCCAGTTGCTGGACGACGACAGCCTGGAAAACAGCTCGCTGATCTGGGACCCGCATCGAAGGGAACTCTACGCGCATCGCTGTGGGACATGGTTCCGTTTCGCACCGCGCGACGAGACCCAGCGGGAACTTGCGGGCGAGGGGAGGTTTCCGATCACAGGGGATCCGATCAGCACCAATTGTAGCGATGACGTCTTCATGGACTCCGGAGGATCGTTCCTGCACGCGGTCCTTACCGGGCATGGTTTGCAGATCCTGGATCTGGATACTGCCGGCGAGCTGCGGCATGTCATGACACGGGAGATTCCCAACCTGAGACGAGCCGTGATCTCGGATAGCGGCGGCCATATTTACGCCATCACGGATGGATCGATGCGGGTGATCGAACGCGACGCCGATTCGGGTCGACCACTTCTGGATAAATTTCACGAGAGTCTGGGGTGGCGCGGCGAAGCGCTGGCGATCAGCGGCGACGACCGCT
It encodes the following:
- a CDS encoding response regulator — translated: MQNPKELTQKIEALQDRISKLNSAILRISQSLDVGTVLQDVVESARDLTGARYGLIATIDESGKVQEFVNSGFTAEEHKQMTDWTEGPLLYEHFRDLPGVLRLCDLPAYVRSLGYSSDLLLSKTFQGTPMRHRGVQVGNFFLAEKEGGHEFTSEDEEVMVLFASQAAAAISNARTHGDVHRARADLEALIDMSPVGVVVIDARTGRPVMINREAKRIADSLHTPSLPLEQLLEVVKFRRADGRESSLEEWPLDQALKIGETVRVEEIVLEVPGGRSVTTLINATPIRSEAGNVESMVVTLQDLAPLEDLERSRAEFLGMVSHELRAPLTSITGSATTVLDTTPQPNPTEMLQFFRIINEQAKHMHSLISDLLDAEQIETGTLSVSPAPEGVASIVDEARKIFLSGGGQHTVQIDLPADLPRVLADRQRIVQVLNNLLHNASRYAPESFPIQVGAVQDGVHVEITVSDRGSGVPADRLPQLFRKHVSFGGKGRGMRGSGLGLAICKGLVEAHGGRIRAESAGTGRGTEITFTIPVAEEIETGASGSTTRGISHPSHGGRGRPRILVVDDDPETLRYIRHALTAADFSPLVTGDPQAVSHLIRTKQPQLVLLDLILPGVDGIELMERLPELSDLPVIFISAYGRDETIVRALEIGATDYVVKPFSPAELVARVQAALRRHQSPPAAFHLGELTIHYDERRVTLAGRTVPLTATEYDLLRVLSVNAGWVMTYDVLLRRVWGRMEAGDSQPVRTFVKKLRRKLGDDATNSTYIFTVRGVGYRMAKASDD
- a CDS encoding S8 family serine peptidase; protein product: MPRVRIARDVDGGDKPPRPSPDWLDPAKSIETLATLASEAGRDWSFGWIGLAEDARPNQVAGSLADLGITTLGSSGNLIRARLPGDPALLHEIVALPEVDGLGAVPPVQKLPATFAGEVFASSPREQVPVFITLMADDPDGRWRSSLEDLGAVVGRFDPDIRVYTANVAYARIEAVAAADYVLAVEPVGIVRTAHDTAVPAMGADALRWSRGSPGVFFGSAGSSVPIAVMDTGLNINHLDIVSNRDSICAANFVWNSRGGPDGILQESEDLWIDANGHGTHVTGTVAGNGTVQPRFAGMAPGVRHIRFAKVLAIGGSGSDVTIMPGMDFLAEATECAESGRPSFPAKPLIVNMSLAGTSRGFDGRDSSARKLDSIVWGHRQLYVVAQQNASINGFSQYGAAKSSLSVGAVLDSGDLASFSSHGPTFDGRLGPQIVGTGVRVHSARGGGSRGEYLALGGTSMSSPAVAGVAALLMDAVPEYREQPALARARLMAGAIRPDPWLEVPDAFPSTNTDGPGSLQAQYGLGKVSARTAVLNRDRSDGWVGGGVVSELQEGEVAARDIEVPEGASRLDLVMTWDEPPAETIDSTVLNDLDLWLDRDGNCGEGACGEHVSASRVDNVEWIIVRNPRPGTYRAKLVAHRVYTAPPRAALAWTVIRGASTPNLEIDADRRSLPGDGEQELTLRVRADEYVAAGSRLHVDCRDMGEESGCHDIRIRILDVSREDGVPADLPDDVESPFAPGMPIPLGEIAAGETQEVRFAVSSEGDGEPVRLYFTASAWNATSASASVDVAPTGTGNAELARRPANDDFASATTIRGEQGSQTVDLVLATPEPGEPVFTVWQGRPAGSVWYRWTAPADGAVRFRLSSRSDRVDVFQGRRISALDPVASRQGGILFFAERGQSYRIRVSHFGRGVRLDLRWSQGSRPANDDFARAEVLEGEAGFVDGNNQGATLEPDEWFGRNAAGSTWYRWTAPEDGRWFFHSSHSDRLVLAFEGNGVDSLRLVSNYPGWQVSFPAGRGREYRIAVVERSADQSGGPYQLTWRPSDRYVPPNDDISGAEEMESAVSSEHVVDVDRNSTVAPEEPRETGVRTKWWMWEVPEREGGGDGPPNPFQPGQQSGSSYTWRLTNNGESTPTYPKLQVTAFTGPSPDELKLMALTGTDMAPSDFVVSAEAGQRVWIAAGFRTGDIAAYSQSYASARLLWGPTPVNDDLAGAETLAGTAGSVSGSNRFATAERGERGSALGHSSLWWTYRAPATGWHRFWLEESEGPWVLTLYREGGDGFGGLEFVRSSYPPEGVESEAIEVIFHAERGARHTIRLGSRGRIGDGEFTMHWGETEPPVWLRYAGGLADGDREADGSSVQLEGPLSLAFNDRGTALYAASKLGLQVFERDPETGDLTFRQLLDDDSLENSSLIWDPHRRELYAHRCGTWFRFAPRDETQRELAGEGRFPITGDPISTNCSDDVFMDSGGSFLHAVLTGHGLQILDLDTAGELRHVMTREIPNLRRAVISDSGGHIYAITDGSMRVIERDADSGRPLLDKFHESLGWRGEALAISGDDRYLFVFDEDGFRMAVYGLEKDPSNPQSLGTLQRFWTQDWLYFDWSDRCGFAVSRRGIPAVDVFCSNLAFGIQWQEEVDSLAATDFVAPWQSDRYNQQIPEFSHVRSVAASPDGRHAYLDTEQEGLVIFERVGAGEQDHASQGRFSVARGNVTVGSISSEGCIAVEDVVRSIWQTRASPNLEWADISGTETAGQLCAYTPTDAGEFRLAADISIDGQLGRYLSNTIRW